One Ahaetulla prasina isolate Xishuangbanna chromosome 1, ASM2864084v1, whole genome shotgun sequence DNA window includes the following coding sequences:
- the PEX12 gene encoding peroxisome assembly protein 12 gives MAEHGAHLTATSTYEDRPSIFEVVAQDSLMTAVRPAFQHVIKVLAESNPSYYGFLWRWFDEIYTILDLLLQQHYLFRCSASFSENFYGLKRVALKSKRNQQRSLATAGLPQKHHWKSLCLLVLVPYLRTKLEKLISRLQEEDDYSIHPPSSCWKRFYKAFLAAYPFVNMAWEGWFLVQQLCYILGKARHHSPLLRLAGVYLARLTAEDLRALENIHVAAGDVLRSSNSMKEQMRSAGKKILGAFTFSLSTGLSVGIFFLQFLEWWYSAENQETIKSLTAMPVPPPPVHLDYETDSPLLPKLKTICPLCRKIRANDTALSTSGFVFCYRCVYSYVKHHQQCPITGYATELQHLVKLYTPEN, from the exons ATGGCAGAACATGGGGCTCATCTCACTGCCACCTCCACATATGAGGACAGGCCTTCTATATTTGAAGTTGTTGCCCAAGACAGTTTGATGACTGCTGTGAGGCCAGCATTTCAGCATGTGATCAAG GTTTTGGCTGAATCCAACCCTTCGTATTATGGTTTCCTGTGGCGCTGGTTTGACGAAATCTACACCATCCTGGATCTTCTACTCCAGCAGCACTACCTCTTCCGATGCAGTGCTTCTTTTTCTGAAAACTTCTACGGCTTGAAGAGAGTTGCACTGAAAAGCAAAAGGAATCAGCAGAGATCCTTGGCCACTGCTGGACTTCCCCAAAAGCATCATTGGAAATCTCTCTGCTTGTTGGTTCTTGTTCCGTATCTGAGAACCAAACTGGAAAAGTTGATCTCCCGCCTCCAGGAAGAGGACGATTATTCTATCCACCCTCCGTCATCCTGCTGGAAGCGGTTTTACAAGGCCTTCCTGGCTGCCTATCCCTTTGTGAACATGGCTTGGGAGGGCTGGTTCCTGGTGCAGCAGCTATGTTAcattctggggaaggctcggcaCCACTCCCCACTGCTGAGACTGGCTGGTGTGTATTTGGCCAGGCTGACAGCAGAAGATCTGCGGGCTTTGGAAAACATACATGTAGCTGCTGGTGACGTCCTGCGGTCATCAAACAG CATGAAAGAGCAAATGCGGTCAGCTGGGAAAAAAATCTTGGGGGCCTTCACTTTCTCCCTCTCCACTGGCCTCTCTGTGGGCATCTTCTTCCTCCAGTTCTTGGAGTGGTGGTATTCGGCTGAGAATCAGGAGACCATCAAATCACTGACTGCTATGCCAGTCCCACCGCCACCTGTGCACCTGGACTACGAGACTGATTCACCTCTTCTGCCAAAGCTCAAGACAATATGTCCATTGTGTCGTAAAATACGTGCCAACGACACAGCCCTCTCCACCTCTGGCTTTGTTTTCTGCTATCGCTGTGTCTACTCTTACGTGAAGCATCACCAGCAGTGTCCCATCACTGGCTATGCCACTGAACTTCAGCACCTTGTCAAATTGTACACACCTGAAAACTAA